One part of the Pseudomonadota bacterium genome encodes these proteins:
- a CDS encoding thrombospondin type 3 repeat-containing protein has product MINRFSYIFATLLVLMFSAGNVQAVPNVNVYGSGTYSDSNAIVNIYATTLDCNLMSFGVTLNFDPADVSSSGVSRNNAVWYLGDGVTNSVYMSPAVDVSGVKMIGGRLDIANPTDGYGGPDILLGQMIFTRVSANVPAFTLTYAEGGTYVNYRTAAHEDLDTMPGGVVFGAVNLVPDADGDGVPDSSDVCPGFDDNADADGDLVPDGCDAFPSDPAEDTDTDGDGIGNNGDPCQLTMPIRKQGGSDYSQGLQAVYDLQPATFTVKIQSNYLSGPLRLDKAIDITIKGGYDCAYSPVNSGAPTVIDSLIIDYQSGAVTIDNVSIE; this is encoded by the coding sequence CAGCCGGGAACGTTCAAGCGGTGCCGAATGTTAACGTTTATGGCTCTGGAACTTACAGTGATTCCAATGCCATCGTTAACATTTACGCGACGACTCTCGACTGTAATCTTATGAGTTTCGGGGTGACCCTTAACTTTGATCCTGCAGATGTTTCCTCAAGTGGTGTCAGTCGTAATAATGCGGTTTGGTATTTAGGAGATGGTGTTACGAACTCGGTTTACATGAGCCCCGCTGTTGATGTTTCCGGAGTCAAGATGATAGGTGGTCGACTTGATATAGCAAACCCGACTGATGGTTATGGTGGCCCAGACATTCTTCTCGGGCAGATGATATTTACCAGAGTAAGTGCCAATGTCCCGGCATTTACTCTGACTTATGCAGAGGGAGGGACATATGTCAATTACCGGACTGCTGCCCATGAAGATCTTGACACAATGCCCGGCGGGGTGGTTTTTGGTGCAGTAAACTTGGTCCCTGATGCTGATGGTGATGGAGTGCCGGATTCAAGCGATGTGTGTCCCGGATTTGATGACAATGCCGATGCTGACGGTGATCTGGTTCCAGATGGGTGTGATGCCTTCCCAAGTGACCCTGCAGAAGATACCGATACCGATGGTGATGGAATAGGTAATAATGGAGACCCATGTCAGTTAACCATGCCGATACGCAAACAAGGGGGTAGTGATTACAGCCAGGGACTCCAGGCCGTTTATGATTTGCAGCCGGCGACCTTCACTGTAAAGATCCAAAGCAACTATTTGAGTGGACCTTTGCGGCTTGACAAGGCAATAGATATTACCATCAAAGGTGGTTATGACTGCGCATATAGTCCGGTTAACTCTGGTGCACCAACGGTCATTGATTCTTTGATAATCGATTATCAGAGTGGAGCGGTAACAATAGATAACGTTTCAATTGAATAA
- a CDS encoding HU family DNA-binding protein yields the protein MNKSELIAAMAEVADISNAAAGKALDGMMGAVSGSLAKGDKVSLIGFGTFSVTKRAARDGRNPQTGKTIKIAAKNVAKFKPGTKLADAVN from the coding sequence ATGAATAAGTCGGAACTTATCGCAGCAATGGCAGAAGTAGCAGACATCAGCAATGCAGCAGCAGGAAAAGCGCTTGATGGAATGATGGGTGCAGTGTCAGGATCTTTAGCAAAAGGTGATAAGGTTTCATTGATCGGATTCGGTACTTTCTCCGTGACCAAGAGAGCAGCCAGAGATGGCCGTAACCCTCAAACAGGCAAGACTATTAAGATCGCAGCAAAGAATGTGGCTAAATTTAAACCTGGCACCAAACTGGCTGACGCAGTGAATTGA
- a CDS encoding DUF2034 domain-containing protein, with the protein MAKRNDSLIDVFCILSWRVSVITAFIVFAVSHYLIPAIQFENFYLKAMAPSSPILGKMVSMVLLGCAALSAVNSMKKTKRLDSQKDIVSIRALGWKEFEELVGEAYRRQGYSVVENHGAGPDGGVDLVLNKDGMTTLVQCKHWKILKVGVKVIRELFGVMASQGAQKGIVISSGEFTKDAIDFANSNSVELINGTKLLAMIGEVKKEHRIEKPSSVLENVKKGCPACGAEMVLRIAKKGQHAGSKFWGCSNFPTCKKTEKYVGNG; encoded by the coding sequence TTGGCCAAACGAAATGACAGCCTTATAGATGTCTTTTGTATTCTTTCCTGGAGGGTAAGTGTTATAACGGCATTCATAGTTTTTGCTGTTTCTCATTATCTCATACCAGCTATCCAGTTCGAAAATTTCTATCTTAAAGCCATGGCTCCATCCTCTCCGATACTGGGAAAAATGGTTTCAATGGTCTTGCTTGGTTGTGCGGCGTTATCCGCAGTTAACTCTATGAAAAAAACCAAAAGGCTTGATTCGCAAAAAGATATTGTTTCGATCAGGGCTCTTGGCTGGAAGGAGTTTGAGGAATTGGTCGGTGAAGCCTACCGGCGACAAGGCTACTCTGTGGTCGAAAACCATGGCGCTGGTCCTGATGGTGGAGTTGATCTGGTTTTGAACAAGGATGGCATGACCACCCTTGTCCAATGCAAGCATTGGAAAATATTGAAGGTTGGGGTGAAAGTGATCCGGGAACTGTTCGGTGTCATGGCTTCACAAGGAGCGCAAAAAGGGATTGTGATTTCTTCCGGAGAATTCACTAAAGATGCGATCGATTTTGCGAATAGCAACTCTGTTGAATTGATTAATGGCACAAAGCTGTTAGCGATGATTGGTGAGGTTAAAAAAGAGCACCGGATTGAAAAACCGTCATCTGTCTTAGAGAATGTAAAAAAGGGGTGCCCTGCATGTGGCGCGGAGATGGTCCTTCGGATAGCCAAGAAAGGGCAACATGCCGGATCGAAATTCTGGGGTTGTTCGAACTTCCCAACATGCAAAAAGACTGAGAAGTATGTTGGAAATGGATGA
- a CDS encoding DEAD/DEAH box helicase family protein, with protein sequence MDNRFFEKPILNSPYAYPSRHWELDDQGQPTQAIAEERRPAKFITPIPKPRKRKGLAQQQSLFVDATVSSTEQQYAEIPHINELRRQVDAWRDLPNPNDWHVTPETARLLQHWRHHRFSGIRPFFCQVEAVETAIWLTEVAPTHKAGKKFLEHMANANDEANPELMRLALKLATGAGKTTVMAMLIAWQTVNAVRRPTSKKYTRGFLIVAPGLTIRDRLRVLQPNDPDSYYQSRELIPSDMLGDLERAKIVITNYHAFKLRERLEISKGGRLLLQGRGGEELNTLETEGQMIQRVMPDLMGIKNIMVINDEAHHCYREKPPEEDESEKLKSDEKKEADQNNEAARMWITGLETVKRKLGITRVYDLSATPFFLSGSGYREGTLFPWTMSDFSLMDAIECGIVKLPRVPVADNIPGGEMPMFRNLWEHIRAKMPKKGRGKGATLNPLDIPTQLQTALLALYGHYEKTYELWRKENISVSPCFIVVCNNTSTSKLVYDWISGFQRINKDGTSQLEFGRLELFRNHDQHGNPHGRPRTLLIDSEQLESGEGLDNNFRQMAADEIDRFRREIVERTGDRRQAENLTDQDLLREVMNTVGKPGTLGDSIRCVVSVSMLTEGWDANTVTHVLGVRAFGTQLLCEQVIGRALRRQSYDLNEEGLFNVEYADVLGIPFDFTAKPVVAPPQPPRETVQVKAVRPERDHLEIRFPRVQGYRVELPEDRLTATFNDDSVLELTPELVGATETRNSGIIGVPVDLTLVHTGDVRPSQVVYELTSHLVLHSWRDANDEPQLHLFGQLKRIARQWLDGYLVCTGGTYPAQLKYKMLADMACKLITDGITRAKQGEMPIKAVLDPYNPVGSTIHVNFNTSKKDRWQTDARRCHINWVILDSDWEAEFCRVAESHPKVRAYVKNHNLGLEVPYRYGSETRTYIPDFIVLVDDGKGDDDPLHLIVEIKGLRREDAKLKKATMENYWVPGVNNLERYGHWAFAEFTEVYRIESDFEARVESLFNKMIETVANREG encoded by the coding sequence TTGGATAATCGTTTTTTCGAGAAGCCCATCTTAAACTCTCCCTACGCCTATCCCTCCCGGCACTGGGAACTTGATGATCAAGGGCAGCCAACCCAGGCAATTGCAGAAGAACGTCGCCCCGCCAAATTCATCACTCCGATTCCCAAACCCCGCAAACGTAAAGGCTTGGCCCAACAGCAATCATTGTTCGTCGATGCCACGGTTTCTTCCACCGAACAGCAGTACGCGGAAATACCCCACATCAATGAACTTCGTCGTCAGGTCGATGCCTGGCGCGACCTGCCAAACCCCAACGACTGGCATGTCACCCCGGAAACCGCCCGACTGCTCCAGCACTGGCGACACCATCGCTTCAGCGGCATTCGACCATTCTTTTGCCAGGTCGAAGCGGTCGAAACCGCCATATGGTTGACTGAGGTTGCGCCAACCCACAAGGCAGGCAAGAAATTTCTCGAACACATGGCAAATGCCAACGACGAAGCCAATCCAGAGTTGATGCGCCTCGCCTTAAAGCTGGCCACCGGCGCTGGTAAAACCACGGTCATGGCCATGTTGATCGCCTGGCAGACCGTCAATGCAGTGCGGCGCCCAACCAGCAAGAAGTACACCCGCGGATTTCTTATCGTTGCTCCCGGTCTTACCATCCGTGATCGATTAAGGGTCCTGCAGCCCAACGACCCGGACAGCTACTATCAAAGCCGAGAATTGATCCCGAGCGACATGCTTGGTGATCTGGAGCGGGCCAAGATCGTCATCACCAACTACCACGCATTCAAACTTCGCGAGCGGTTGGAAATATCCAAGGGTGGCCGGCTTCTGCTCCAGGGCCGTGGCGGTGAAGAGTTGAACACCCTGGAGACCGAGGGGCAGATGATCCAGCGGGTGATGCCGGACTTGATGGGTATCAAGAACATCATGGTAATCAACGACGAGGCCCATCACTGTTATCGGGAGAAGCCACCGGAAGAGGATGAGTCAGAGAAACTGAAGAGCGATGAGAAGAAAGAGGCGGATCAGAACAACGAGGCTGCCCGGATGTGGATTACCGGGCTGGAAACCGTCAAACGTAAGCTTGGCATCACCCGTGTCTACGATCTTTCTGCCACCCCGTTCTTTCTCAGTGGCTCAGGATATAGAGAAGGCACCCTTTTCCCCTGGACCATGAGCGATTTTTCGCTGATGGATGCCATCGAATGCGGCATTGTCAAATTACCTCGCGTCCCGGTGGCCGACAATATCCCCGGCGGCGAGATGCCGATGTTTCGCAACCTCTGGGAACACATCCGCGCCAAGATGCCGAAAAAGGGTCGGGGCAAGGGCGCCACTCTTAATCCGCTTGATATCCCCACTCAACTGCAGACCGCTCTTCTTGCCTTATATGGTCATTACGAGAAGACTTACGAACTCTGGCGAAAAGAAAATATCTCAGTCTCTCCCTGTTTTATTGTGGTCTGTAACAACACCTCGACCTCCAAACTGGTGTACGATTGGATCTCCGGTTTCCAGAGAATCAACAAAGATGGCACCAGCCAGCTTGAATTTGGCCGTTTGGAACTGTTCCGGAATCACGATCAACATGGGAACCCGCATGGCCGGCCCCGGACCCTCCTCATTGATAGTGAACAACTCGAATCCGGCGAAGGTCTGGACAATAATTTCCGCCAGATGGCCGCCGATGAGATTGACCGTTTCCGCCGGGAAATTGTCGAACGCACCGGCGATCGCCGCCAGGCAGAGAACCTTACCGATCAGGATCTGCTGCGCGAAGTCATGAATACCGTCGGCAAGCCTGGAACCTTGGGAGACTCGATCCGTTGTGTGGTCTCGGTCTCCATGCTCACCGAAGGCTGGGATGCCAACACGGTTACCCATGTCCTTGGTGTCCGTGCCTTTGGTACCCAGCTGCTCTGCGAACAGGTCATCGGCCGCGCCCTGCGTCGTCAGTCCTATGATTTGAACGAGGAAGGCTTGTTCAATGTCGAGTATGCCGATGTACTGGGCATTCCCTTCGACTTCACGGCCAAGCCGGTAGTGGCCCCCCCGCAACCGCCCCGGGAAACCGTCCAGGTCAAGGCAGTGCGTCCAGAGCGCGACCATCTGGAAATACGATTCCCGAGGGTGCAAGGCTATCGAGTCGAATTGCCCGAGGATCGGCTTACCGCCACCTTCAATGATGATTCCGTCCTTGAACTCACTCCGGAGTTAGTCGGCGCCACTGAGACCCGTAACTCCGGCATCATTGGCGTACCGGTTGATTTAACACTGGTCCATACCGGTGATGTCCGCCCCTCCCAGGTGGTGTATGAACTGACTTCACACCTGGTCCTCCATAGCTGGCGGGATGCCAACGATGAGCCCCAACTCCATCTTTTCGGTCAGTTAAAGCGGATCGCCCGCCAATGGCTGGATGGATATCTGGTTTGCACAGGTGGAACCTATCCTGCACAACTCAAATACAAGATGCTCGCCGACATGGCATGCAAGCTGATTACCGACGGTATCACCCGGGCAAAACAGGGTGAGATGCCGATCAAGGCGGTTCTCGATCCCTACAATCCGGTCGGCTCCACTATCCACGTCAACTTCAACACCTCAAAAAAAGATCGCTGGCAAACCGACGCCCGCCGGTGCCATATCAACTGGGTGATCCTGGATAGCGACTGGGAGGCCGAGTTCTGCCGGGTGGCCGAATCCCATCCCAAGGTGAGAGCCTACGTCAAGAACCACAATCTGGGATTGGAAGTGCCCTATCGCTATGGCTCAGAGACCAGGACTTATATCCCGGATTTTATCGTTCTGGTTGATGACGGGAAAGGGGACGATGACCCGCTGCATCTCATCGTCGAGATCAAAGGTCTCCGCCGCGAAGATGCCAAGTTGAAGAAGGCCACCATGGAGAACTATTGGGTGCCGGGGGTGAACAACCTGGAGCGGTATGGTCACTGGGCCTTTGCCGAGTTTACCGAGGTCTA